One region of Bactrocera neohumeralis isolate Rockhampton chromosome 5, APGP_CSIRO_Bneo_wtdbg2-racon-allhic-juicebox.fasta_v2, whole genome shotgun sequence genomic DNA includes:
- the LOC126760517 gene encoding uncharacterized protein LOC126760517 translates to MRDLHKALALFNEESAMDYCEEFDDTKSVLLYCNQHVKPFSKVHFRGGNELIINELVRRLQQALLDRQLIDSENKKPLAKAHQKLRKVLIFLFANTDATYKYNLHSDTAIAHVLEQCPLLPKFLLVTLVWELQLDQFFYEALSYTPCWFAFQYFETAADTMKFIEDPYDVLEKVEQLMRSLLICISRSEYRKIDMVDKKIIYNKLYDYSMNLLRQFYTPDSEKFKQFSKLQFFRYSGFALKHLLQMTLFAFDLFESPDKARPNINVDIYEIGREVCPPVPDNEAAKPSDALKEQQLKIIKALLNSLQYNVMLVKIDVFMYWVEVDITPTTTLQLSIGEMIYEVGERMRANPKFGHDVEEQLKMLAIKPKTLSETIESATLGEILRNLDENSPQHVKKAWFDELFNRSIALGNEECLESIKEHIKLLTPINCQLALDFIKQSSQLQAIDNENEEGGGEGENSEKMQIDPSDFESLTSLILLGIQNFKSEDILQLLAYQTKAFGKSTNICCQDDYQHRVNEFLNKYVSSFDFQQFLVLCFENPSQMWTKFFECACHNSEHVRNFCKTVQQSRPFSNVYFDELLEDAMHDSDKLKQKKFPELLCEIYFVLYHPSRKTEFLKQFMNKNVNALLDAQRFGHLLPVVNALNLIAAHGETQSNKPLTFGEVTAPVLLMAAQIMDKARWDLITYTDERDELVRECIQFIQYTSKRFLPVATEKDRKWITKVIKDSYRPITQYYFQKFSQTPDQPAVDFDRFLIRLEIEDKSEAEMFLIINYVRCTMKETEWLARSDRLLPHISDVMIILSGVVVETDNPNAINNYRHCLSNYANIVIKFVLPPLKNDTKKIEKLMLKVLKIIESAPPQLYEEVFISFTALLLDIMRNCAHPLKDEDNIVKSVRKFIGDMKDCQGKEMFLEKFQALVTELLT, encoded by the exons ATGCGTGATTTACACAAAGCATTGGCATTGTTTAACGAAGAATCTGCGATGGATTATTGCGAGGAATTCGACGATACAAAATCGGTATTACTTTACTGCAACCAACATGTGAAACCATTCTCTAAAGTACATTTCCGTGGCG GTAATGAATTAATTATCAACGAATTAGTTCGTCGTCTGCAGCAAGCACTACTCGATCGACAATTAATTGATTCAGAGAATAAAAAACCTTTGGCGAAGGCACATCAAAAACTGCGTAAAGTTTTGATATTCCTATTTGCAAATACCGACGCTACCTACAAATATAACTTGCACAGTGACACCGCAATTGCGCATGTTTTGGAGCAGTGCCCTTTGCTACCTAAATTCTTATTAGTTACACTAGTTTGGGAGTTGCAACTAGATCAGTTTTTCTATGAGGCACTCTCTTATACCCCTTGTTGGTTTGCTTTTCAGTATTTTGAGACCGCTGCAGatacaatgaaatttattgaagATCCATATGACGTTTTGGAAAAAGTAGAGCAGCTAATGCGTTCCTTGCTCATTTGCATATCACGTTCCGAATATCGCAAGATTGACATGGtagataaaaaaatcatttacaaCAAATTGTATGATTACAGCATGAATTTACTCCGACAATTCTATACACCTGATTCtgaaaaatttaagcaattcagtaaattgcaatttttccgATACTCTGGTTTTGCtttaaaacatttacttcaaaTGACCTTGTTTGCATTTGATTTATTCGAATCGCCAGACAAAGCAAGGCCAAATATAAATGTTGATATATATGAAATAGGTCGAGAAGTATGTCCGCCTGTGCCAGATAATGAAGCAGCAAAGCCCTCGGATGCGCTGAAAGAGCAGCAGTTAAAGATAATAAAAGCTCTCCTCAATTCACTACAATACAACGTTATGTTGGTTAAAATAGATGTCTTCATGTATTGGGTTGAAGTAGATATTACTCCTACAACAACATTACAGTTATCAATTGGTGAAATGATTTATGAAGTTGGCGAACGAATGCGCGCAAATCCTAAATTTGGACACGATGTCGAAGAGCAACTAAAAATGCTGGCTATTAAACCGAAAACCCTTAGTGAGACAATTGAGAGCGCAACATTGGGGGAAATTTTACGTAACTTAGATGAAAACTCTCCGCAACATGTAAAAAAAGCATGGTTCGATGAGCTTTTTAACCGATCCATTGCTCTTGGTAATGAAGAATGCCTGGAATCCATTAAAGAACATATAAAGCTGCTGACTCCTATTAATTGTCAATTGGCCTTGGATTTTATCAAGCAATCTTCACAATTACAAGCAATCGACAATGAAAACGAAGAAGGTGGTGGTGAAGGCGAAAATAGCGAGAAAATGCAAATAGATCCTTCCGATTTTGAATCTTTGACATCGTTAATACTTTTGGGTATACAGAATTTTAAATCCGAAGATATATTACAATTGTTGGCTTATCAAACGAAAGCTTTCGGCAAATCCACAAATATTTGCTGTCAGGATGACTACCAACATCGCGTAAATGAGTTTCTCAATAAATACGTCAGCTCATTTGATTTCCAGCAATTTCTGGTGCTCTGTTTTGAGAACCCGTCTCAAATGTGGACCAAATTCTTTGAATGTGCCTGCCACAATTCGGAACATGTGCGCAACTTTTGCAAAACAGTACAACAATCGCGACCATTTTCGAATGTATATTTTGACGAATTGCTCGAAGATGCAATGCATGATTCTGAcaagctgaaacaaaaaaagtttcctgagttattgtgtgaaatatattttgtctTGTACCATCCTTCGCGCAAAACCgagtttttaaaacaatttatgaataaaaatgtgAATGCGTTGTTAGATGCTCAACGATTTGGACATCTGCTGCCAGTTGTGAATGCGTTAAATTTAATTGCAGCACATGGAGAAACACAGTCGAATAAACCGCTGACATTTGGTGAAGTTACTGCACCGGTGTTACTGATGGCTGCACAAATCATGGATAAGGCTCGTTGGGATCTTATCACTTATACGGATGAACGGGATGAATTGGTGCGTGAATGCATACAGTTTATACAGTACACTTCCAAAAGATTTCTGCCCGTGGCTACAGAAAAAG aTCGAAAATGGATTACCAAAGTCATTAAAGATTCTTATAGGCCTATAACTCAGTATTACTTTCAAAAATTCTCACAGACACCAGATCAACCGGCGGTAGACTTCGATCGTTTTCTCATACGTTTAGAAATTGAAGACAAATCAGAGGCTGAAATGTTCctaattatt AATTATGTTCGTTGTACCATGAAAGAGACGGAATGGCTGGCCCGTAGTGACCGTCTCTTGCCTCACATATCCGATGTTATGATCATTTTAAGTGGCGTTGTTGTTGAAACAGATAATCCGAATGCAATTAATAATTATCGTCACTGTCTAAGCAATTACgcaaatattgtaataaaatttgtattgccACCATTGAAAAATGATacgaagaaaattgaaaaattaatgctcaaggttttgaaaattatcgaaTCAGCTCCACCACAGCTTTATGAAGAAGTATTTATTAGTTTTACCGCTTTACTTCTGGATATCATGCGTAATTGTGCGCATCCGTTGAAGGATGAAGACAACATAGTGAAATCTGTGCGCAAATTCATCGGTGATATGAAAGACTGCCAAGGGAAAGAAATGTTCTTGGAGAAATTCCAAGCATTAGTAACTGAACTGTTAACCTAA
- the LOC126760518 gene encoding N-acetylneuraminate 9-O-acetyltransferase translates to MSEVLELNPINCDASVLPRPTKAERLIQELNANNAKKVALLLVLGFVAYHGILNWQYGSDSCQWLLSKGRFKGDNEWQPYGCMMHKYTETDTRRCLRYLAFWGYHNNFVFIGDESMRELYQSFINHLHPSDDDNISTTNLVVPKDDNFEERQLNMRARYIYASEVNLALLDTLTKLENVNELPVILILGFTYRNFLAGNVTDDVIKQFTDNIMRLVVPFDKLVAQKTKVLWKLQDRINEEKVAQTPWKAVLNDDIDRLNEAALSVFRYSDAVVWNAAWQIANGLVDSAVDGYRLSDLGLRHEVQILINMYCNDYMNYNDGTCCASAEPFTTLQIVSYAIFGVCITLVLVMLLRRWLLHLRGHTFYTPLTQIPIYQDLHSGSANATGSLSNGSTSFALSIIDFFTPLAMLGIIMAYFYLCDRTNFFMKENKYYSEFSFWIPVGYVFALGIFFTEESRFTKVLNRDQTDELKGWIMLVVLIYYMTGAHRVLPIHMHIKLLISSYLFITGYSHFSYMWQTGGNSAFVRFFQVMFRLNFVTVVLCFCMNRPYQFYYFVPLVTFWMFVIYFVLSLPPRISAQSVDSYPLHYLYLVAKFIGCFSVITILFMSEVFFERIFLTRPWKALFVSTDDDIHEWWYQWKLDRYTVTFGMISSACFHIAQKYSIFDDNNHGNLFARRTSITVTLLALLGVGLYTTFSFLCRNEQDCEEIHSYIVFIPIVGYIVLRNISGILRTRYSTFFAWFGRISLELFICQYHIWLAADRHGVLVLLPGFPTLNMIVTSFIFVCASHEVHRITQTLLPYAVPNDWKLVMRNFVIFLIILIPVGHADGMF, encoded by the exons ATGAGTGAAGTTTTAGAATTGAATCCAATAAACTGTGATGCCTCTGTATTGCCGCGGCCTACTAAAGCAGAACGTCTCATTCAAGAATTGAATGCGAATAATGCTAAAAAAGTTGCACTCTTATTAGTTCTTGGGTTCGTGGCGTATCATGGTATTTTAAATTGGCAATATG GGAGCGATTCCTGTCAATGGCTGTTATCTAAAGGCCGTTTCAAAGGTGATAATGAATGGCAACCTTATGGCTGTATGATGCATAAATATACTGAAAC AGATACGCGCCGATGTCTCCGTTATTTAGCCTTTTGGGGTTATCACAACAATTTCGTATTCATTGGTGATGAGAGTATGCGAGAGCTTTATCAAAGCTTTATAAACCATTTACATCCCAgtgacgatgacaatatctctACAACTAATTTGGTGGTGCCGAAAGATGACAATTTTGAAGAACGACAGCTTAATATGCGCGCACGTTACATATATGCTAGCGAAGTGAACTTGGCACTGCTCGACACTCtaacaaaattagaaaatgtaaatgaattACCAGTGATCCTCATATTAGGTTTTACATATCGCAACTTTCTTGCTGGCAATGTAACAGATGACGTTATAAAACAGTTTACGGACAACATAATGCGCCTGGTGGTGCCATTCGACAAGTTAGTAGCGCAAAAGACAAAAGTATTATGGAAACTACAAGACCGCATTAATGAGGAGAAGGTGGCGCAGACGCCTTGGAAGGCAGTACTGAATGACGATATTGATCGATTAAATGAAGCTGCCTTATCAGTATTCCGTTATTCGGACGCAGTCGTGTGGAATGCAGCATGGCAAATAGCAAACGGTCTGGTCGACAGCGCAGTTGACGGTTACAGATTGAGTGATTTAGGGTTGCGTCACGAGGTGCAAATTTTGATTAATATGTACTGCAACGACTATATGAACTACAATGACGGTACCTGTTGCGCTAGCGCGGAACCCTTTACTACTTTGCAAATTGTTTCCTACGCTATTTTCGGCGTATG TATTACTTTGGTACTCGTAATGTTACTGCGTCGTTGGTTGCTACATTTGCGTGGTCATACGTTTTATACACCGCTAACGCAAATACCAATCTATCAAGACCTACACTCTGGCAGCGCTAATGCGACGGGTTCGCTGTCAAACGGTTCAACGTCATTTGCGCTTTCCATAATCGATTTCTTTACACCACTAGCTATGCTTGGCATTATTATGGCCTACTTCTATCTATGCGACCGCACAAATTTTTTCATGAAGGAAAATAAATACTACTCTGAGTTCAGTTTTTGGATACCTGTAGGCTATGTATTTGCCTTAGGTATATTCTTTACCGAGGAATCGCGGTTTACCAAAGTGCTTAATCGCGATCAAACTGATGAATTGAAAGGTTGGATTATGCTTGTTGTACTCATCTACTACATGACCGGCGCACATCGTGTCCTACccatacacatgcatattaaACTACTCATCAGCAGCTATCTATTCATCACGGGCTATTCACATTTCAGCTATATGTGGCAAACTGGTGGAAATTCTGCCTTTGTACGTTTCTTTCAAGTCATGTTTCGCCTGAATTTCGTGACGGTCGTTTTGTGTTTCTGCATGAATCGTCCCTATCAATTCTACTATTTTGTGCCGTTAGTTACGTTTTGGATGTTCGTCATATACTTCGTATTATCACTGCCGCCACGCATCAGCGCGCAATCAGTGGATTCATACCCTTTACATTATTTGTATTTGGTGGCCAAATTCATAGGCTGTTTCAGCGTCATCACGATACTTTTTATGTCGGAAGTTTTCTTCGAACGCATTTTCCTCACACGCCCATGGAAAGCGTTATTTGTGAGTACCGACGATGACATACACGAATGGTGGTACCAGTGGAAATTGGATCGTTACACTGTGACCTTTGGTATGATTTCGTCCGCTTGCTTTCACATCGCACAAAAATATAGCATTTTCGATGACAACAATCACGGTAATCTCTTTGCACGACGCACATCCATCACCGTTACCTTGCTTGCCCTGCTTGGTGTTGGTTTGTACACGACATTTTCCTTTCTCTGTCGCAACGAACAGGATTGCGAAGAGATACATTCGTACATTGTCTTCATACCGATTGTGGGATACATTGTGCTGCGCAATATATCTGGCATACTGCGCACGCGTTACTCCACTTTCTTCGCGTGGTTCGGACGCATTTCGCTGGAGTTGTTCATATGTCAGTACCACATTTGGCTAGCTGCTGATCGTCATGGCGTGCTAGTGCTGCTACCTGGCTTTCCTACGCTCAACATGATCGTTACGTCGTTCATATTCGTATGCGCATCGCACGAAGTGCATCGCATTACGCAAACACTGCTGCCGTATGCAGTGCCCAATGACTGGAAGTTGGTCATGCGCAATTTCgtgatatttttgattatattgaTACCGGTGGGACACGCGGATGGTATGTTTTAA